From the genome of Alkalimarinus coralli:
CCGGTCAGTGTCAGGCGTTTGAGCATGATGGGAAGGAAGTTTGTTTTCACAACAGGCCCTTGAAGGTATGCTATGTTGACAATTCGGCCATCCATTGCGGCGACTTTCAGGTTTTTTGATATGTACTCACCTCCGACCATATCAAGTATGACATCGACGCCTTTTCCTGCTGTGGCTTCTTTGATCACGTCAACAAAATCAGATTCATGGTAGTTGATCGCCAAGTCTGCTCCTAATTCCAGGCATGCGTCACATTTTGTTTCACTTCCTGCGGTGGTAAACACGCTTGCACCCAATGCTTTGGCCATTTGAATTGCGGTAGTGCCTATTCCACTGGAACCACCATGAACCAACAATGTTTCGCCTTGCTTCAACCCGCACCGGTCAAAGACATTACTCCATACGGTGAAAAATGTTTCAGGAAGTGCAGCTGCCTCAACAAAAGACAGATTTTTGGGGATAGGCATGCATTGTGATGCGGGAGCGCAAACCTGTTCAGCATAACCCCCTCCATTTGTCAGTGCGCAAACGTGATCACCAATACTCCAGCTATCTACTTTATCGCCTAGCGCAATTATTTCACCGGCTACTTCCAGGCCAAGAATGGGTGATGCGCCGGCAGGAGCGGGGTAAAGCCCCTGACGTTGTACGACATCTGGTCTATTGACTCCAGCGGCTATTACTCTGATCTGTACTTCG
Proteins encoded in this window:
- a CDS encoding NAD(P)H-quinone oxidoreductase, giving the protein MKFIDITEFGAPEVLFTNTTPPPHPGDNEVQIRVIAAGVNRPDVVQRQGLYPAPAGASPILGLEVAGEIIALGDKVDSWSIGDHVCALTNGGGYAEQVCAPASQCMPIPKNLSFVEAAALPETFFTVWSNVFDRCGLKQGETLLVHGGSSGIGTTAIQMAKALGASVFTTAGSETKCDACLELGADLAINYHESDFVDVIKEATAGKGVDVILDMVGGEYISKNLKVAAMDGRIVNIAYLQGPVVKTNFLPIMLKRLTLTGSTLRPQTEQQKAAIAKNLKEKVWPLIESGAIKPVIAKTFQLEEAASAHQLMESNQHIGKIVLKVSDE